From the genome of Clavelina lepadiformis chromosome 2, kaClaLepa1.1, whole genome shotgun sequence:
TCAAGTCCTGTTTACGAAAAAATAGCCATATTTCATGTAAAATTTCTGTATGGACGTCTTGCATATAATTACTTGATGAAAGAGTCTTCATTCCGTTCCAACCTGACCTGTGCAAGCATTTTCATTGAAGCTTATTATCGCATTCCACAGCGTGTTGCTGTAACAGTTCAAGGCAAGAATTCTAAACGCTGGTTATCGTCATTGAATTCTGAAACAAATagtcaaaagaaaataatgCAGTGCAACTTTAGATATCGTCACAACAATCTATTTGTGTATCCTTTCTTGTGCTTTGCCATATTGCTTACCATCATCAATAACCAGCAAGGCATGGTTCGTCATCTTCATGCGTTGTATTTTCCGGCTTATCACGATTGCCAGGGTGGCAATAACTAAGGTGCCAACCACGCAAGGAACAGCGATGACCCACCATTTTATAGCAACGTCTTCAAAGAATAAATCTATTTGTTAACCAGAGTTGCAGAGTCAACACGATTTCACATGCATGGTACAAATGTTGCTAACAAATTGGTTATGATGTTCATTAGCCTACAGTTATGAGGCATTAAATGTTAAGTGTAGCGGCTAGAGATATAAGTTGTTTTACCGGGTACAAAATCAGGGGTCGGCGTTGTCTTATTCGTAGCAGGAATCCCTTCCGAATAAAGGGATATGGTTGCCGTGGCGGTTACTCGATTACCTGCGATTACCATTGCATAATACGCAGAATATTAGAATTTCTTGACCTTAGCTGATCAAATATAATTCTAGATACTCAGTTACCATCATTTCTATCTCCCCTATCCTTTACGACTGCTTTGAACGTAATAGTGACGTCACGATAAAAATCTGCACCCATTAACACGAAGCCGCTTGCCAAAACCAAAACAGTTCCCCTTGAAGCGTGCACTGTAAAAGattagaaacaaaataatgaaTAATATCGAATATGGCGTTTATGCATTTGCGTAACATAGTGTAGCCTGCTCACTTACCATATTTGGTTTGATTCGCATATTTTAAGCGCTCAGAGCCCATAACAGagtcaaaaacaagttgagcGTTCAGTCCGATGTCTGCGTCTGTCGCCTTCAGTTGCATAACTTGGTCACCTTCATAGTTCACAAATcttaatttgtttgttgttgacaTTCTTGGACGTACCGGTAATACTCGTTTCGTGCAAACACGATATATTCTATAGGTATGCACTTTCATGCATGTCTATACTGGTATAGGTTAGTACTGTTGGACTGTATAATTTTCAACGTAAAAAGAAACGTGGTTTTGATTTTATAGTTTTAGTTTTTGATTGAAtgcaatttaattttataaaactcagaagatttattttattttattttgttataaattatattttattggaattattacaaacaaataatgcACAGGTATTTCGTAACAATACAAGAACGATAAATCTGACAGTTTCCCAGTCCAGGGAGGCCTACAGGTGCTACACCTTGCCCAAGGGTGACTTAGAGTAACGACAGCTAAGAGATAACTCCGTTTAGTCTCAAAGTGAACCCCTGTCGCCGGATGCAGTTTGAAGTCATACCCAGGACTAACTCAGAAGATTTAACTTGTCAAAGAAAACTCAACGATGTCATTACGCCACACAGTGTACTCTTCGGACTTACCGAGCATGACGTTAGTTGGCACGGTCGAGTGGAGCGATTTCTCTTCAAATATTGGGCTGTTGTCGTTCCTGTCACTCACGGTTATCTCGAACAGGTATGGAAAGTCGCTCTGTTAtcacaaaacagaaaaaattttgtacacTTTCGAGAAGCGCATCAGTCGGGAGACGCGTTATTTTAGTAAAAACCATTCAGTGATACCTGCTTTCCATTGCTCCTAAAGCAACGCACTGTTACGAGATGCCGATCAGCCTTTTCTCTATCCAAGTCGTAAAGCTGCAAAAGCCGCCCTTGGAAACTCGGTATTGATCCATTACTTGTTTGTGTCGGAACAACATACGCGATCGTTGATTGAGTGTTTGCAGTTGGTGGTGTGTGCAAACTGCTGGTGGTTTGGAATTGTTTTGACGCGTAGGTAGAATGCGGAAATTCCGACGTATAGTTGCTTGGTTCATATGTCGACACCGCTGGCACAGTGCTGTACGTCTTAAGACTTTCCGTTGTTGTCTCCAGTTCATGCGCTCGCGCTGGACTACCAAGCGATTCCATCGTAGCCGCAGTCCCCGTGGAATTGAAATTATCTATCGAGCGTTTGATAATTTTATCGGAGCTTGTCATTTGTTTGACGTCAGCGCCGAACAGCTTGGGCACTTGCGGTTTTTGTGAAGTTCCAGGTCGTGCCAAATTAACCTTGCTTACCTCACAACGAACCTCGTCACCGTATAAGGGGAACTGCAAAAACCGGTTATTAATGCTCTTGTTTAAACTGGTAATATTGGTCTCAGATTGTAAAGGGACACTTAGTGTTTATTAACCATTTAAGTGAAATACAATTTTAGATTGTTTTTCCCGCATACATTGTACAATTGTTTATGGAACTAGCTTACGCCTGATTGCAAATCTAAGTCATTATCATTTCTTAAATTTGGCATCTGAACGCGTGTATTGGTAAATATTGGTAAAgttatgaaagaaaatgtaCCGTCGCGATTTCAACTGGACAGTTTCTTGGACCTTCGGGAATGGTGATAACTGTGGCGATGCCACCTGTCAAATACGAAATGAACTGTAATTATAACCTAACGATAAGTATTATAACgttagttttgttttagtgCATAGCTATGCAGTTGTTCAGATTCATCGCTCAATAGGTTGAGTTATATTCAATTGGAACTCACCTTGTGTTGCGATCACGTTTGTTGCTAAGATAATTACAAATATCCAAATGTCTTGAGACGTCATGTTGGCATTTCTTGTTCTCACACGTATTCCTCCATGTATTATCAACCCCAGTTTAAATCATTCACAAACACAAGTCGGCTTACTTATATAGAAAGTTAAATACGATCGATCGATATGTGCTTCCTGACTTCAATGAGCACCTTCTGCTTCTATATCAACGATAAGGCATGTTCTTCATCCAGTTGATTAATTATACTTATCAAGCGTTTAATTTTAAAGCTTGAATACCTTTATGCTTGACAAGCTAAAATGGTTACAGGTAGGGCTTGCTTTTGTTGAAGTGTCTGAAAATCATTCTGCTTTACTATGTATGAGGCCTGATTTCACGGAATAGTAATTCATCGAAGTATTTCGACATAGGCTGTTGCGTTCATGGAATCCAGGCATGTGGTCAGATAACTGTGGCTCACGTATTTTGGCTTGTTCTTTGAGACGCTGGGAACGATTGAATGCCCCTATCAGTTACATTGTGTGTATTAGCCACCCTTGTAGTATGCTAATAGGGGCGCAcgcaaaatgttttccaatGGTACGcactaaattattttatgcCAGTAATGATGCCATTGGATTGTGCTTTACATTACATATCAATCAACCTTTACATTACATATCAACCTTTTGTCCGGGGCCGTATTTAGTGTTATGTTGAG
Proteins encoded in this window:
- the LOC143446458 gene encoding uncharacterized protein LOC143446458; the encoded protein is MTSQDIWIFVIILATNVIATQGGIATVITIPEGPRNCPVEIATFPLYGDEVRCEVSKVNLARPGTSQKPQVPKLFGADVKQMTSSDKIIKRSIDNFNSTGTAATMESLGSPARAHELETTTESLKTYSTVPAVSTYEPSNYTSEFPHSTYASKQFQTTSSLHTPPTANTQSTIAYVVPTQTSNGSIPSFQGRLLQLYDLDREKADRHLVTVRCFRSNGKQSDFPYLFEITVSDRNDNSPIFEEKSLHSTVPTNVMLGDQVMQLKATDADIGLNAQLVFDSVMGSERLKYANQTKYVHASRGTVLVLASGFVLMGADFYRDVTITFKAVVKDRGDRNDGNRVTATATISLYSEGIPATNKTTPTPDFVPDVAIKWWVIAVPCVVGTLVIATLAIVISRKIQRMKMTNHALLVIDDEFNDDNQRLEFLP